The following coding sequences lie in one Oncorhynchus kisutch isolate 150728-3 linkage group LG3, Okis_V2, whole genome shotgun sequence genomic window:
- the tchp gene encoding trichoplein keratin filament-binding protein isoform X1 has protein sequence MTERWATLNSTDTIYMALPTLSAHWPSRVRSLERQMVRHCRQREQEACWRQQWEMNSKYYRQQNVVSSKQAHWSSRQSYQESMSAYHKERLKEEKVVSLEKRRERLRTLLQKERDQLEAELRDVVPDRSTLTRQLMDKTEDLRSGREERRKKLAEELLREHWKKNNPELQKVESTLHKDHVVSQWQTQTLVKKQHEEAAQEEKRRFENEYETSRREALQRMKQAEDRRRGEDRERAKELRKQMEELKLREEEASCLKKEQEALLSQRWEVEKLEEERRKVEECHKKSEMGRFLTRQYRAQLKRRAQQVQEELEADRKILAALLEGEQEDQRLESVRRERAVADAAWMKHVIEEQLQLEREREAEFDVLYREEAQRVWEKREAEWEKERRARERLMQEVLAGRQQQLDVKMQENRQAQEESLRRREELIEELELERQTRRQEREEDEGHRTARMQEINAQVEQRRREQWEEQRRKEQMEEVEREALRLQEEELRLETHRMAQQGYQDKIRSRPRSAWT, from the exons ATGACAGAACGGTGGGCAACGTTGAATTCAACAGACACG ATCTATATGGCTCTACCAACCCTCTCTGCCCACTGGCCTAGTCGAGTTCGTTCTCTGGAAAGACAGATGGTGCGGCACTGCCGGCAGCGGGAACAGGAGGCTTGTTGGCGGCAGCAATGGGAGATGAACTCGAAGTACTACAGACAACAGAACGTTGTAAGCAGTAAGCAGGCACACTGGAGTTCTCGTCAATCATACCAGGAGAG TATGTCAGCATACCAcaaagagagactgaaagaggagAAGGTGGTGAGTCTGGAGAAGCGCAGGGAGCGTCTCAGGACCCTGCTCCAGAAGGAGCGGGACCAGCTTGAGGCTGAGTTACGGGATGTTGTCCCTGACAGGAGCACACTGACTAGGCAACTGATGGACAAGACCGAAGACCTCCGCTCAGGCCGAGAGGAACGAAGGAAGAAG CTAGCAGAAGAGCTGTTGAGGGAGCACTGGAAGAAAAACAACCCTGAGTTGCAGAAG GTCGAGTCAACTTTACATAAAGATCATGTGGTGAGCCAATGGCAGACACAGACCTTGGTGAAAAAACAG CATGAGGAGGCAGCCCAGGAGGAGAAGAGGCGCTTTGAGAACGAATACGAGACGAGTAGACGGGAGGCGCTGCAGAGGATGAAGCAGGCAGAGgatagaagaagaggagaggacagggagagagccaAGGAGCTCCGCAAACAGATGGAAGAGCTCAAGCTCCGGGAGGAAGAG GCCAGCTGTCTGAAGAAGGAGCAGGAGGCCCTGCTGTCCCAGCGCTGGGAGGTGGagaagctggaggaggagagaaggaaggtggaggagtgccaCAAGAAATCTGAAATGGG GCGATTCTTGACCCGCCAGTACCGCGCCCAACTGAAGAGGAGAGCCCAGCAGGTGCAGGAGGAGCTG GAGGCGGATCGCAAGATTCTGGCAGCCCTGCTGGAGGGGGAGCAGGAGGACCAGCGTCTGGAAAGCGTGCGGCGGGAGAGGGCAGTGGCGGATGCCGCCTGGATGAAGCACGTCATTGAAGAGCAGCTccagctggagagggagagggaggcagagttTGATGTCCTGTACCG GGAGGAGGCCCAGCGTGTTTGGGAGAAGCGGGAGGCGgagtgggagaaggagaggagagccaggGAGAGGCTTATGCAGGAG GTTCTGGCAGGCAGACAGCAGCAGCTGGATGTCAAGATGCAAGAGAATCGTCAGGCTCAGGAGGAGTCTCTGAGGAGGCGCGAGGAGCTGATCGAAGAGCTAGAGCTGGAGCGGCAGACCAGACgccaagagagggaggaggacgagggTCACAGGACGGCTCGGATGCAGGAGATCAATGCACAG GTGGAGCAGCGGCGTCGGGAGCAGTGGGAAGAGCAGCGACGGAAGGAGcagatggaggaggtggagagggaggccCTGAGGCTGCAGGAGGAGGAGCTGAGGCTGGAGACTCATAGAATGGCCCAGCAGGGCTACCAGGACAAG ATTCGTAGCAGACCCCGATCAGCCTGGACATGA
- the tchp gene encoding trichoplein keratin filament-binding protein isoform X2, protein MALPTLSAHWPSRVRSLERQMVRHCRQREQEACWRQQWEMNSKYYRQQNVVSSKQAHWSSRQSYQESMSAYHKERLKEEKVVSLEKRRERLRTLLQKERDQLEAELRDVVPDRSTLTRQLMDKTEDLRSGREERRKKLAEELLREHWKKNNPELQKVESTLHKDHVVSQWQTQTLVKKQHEEAAQEEKRRFENEYETSRREALQRMKQAEDRRRGEDRERAKELRKQMEELKLREEEASCLKKEQEALLSQRWEVEKLEEERRKVEECHKKSEMGRFLTRQYRAQLKRRAQQVQEELEADRKILAALLEGEQEDQRLESVRRERAVADAAWMKHVIEEQLQLEREREAEFDVLYREEAQRVWEKREAEWEKERRARERLMQEVLAGRQQQLDVKMQENRQAQEESLRRREELIEELELERQTRRQEREEDEGHRTARMQEINAQVEQRRREQWEEQRRKEQMEEVEREALRLQEEELRLETHRMAQQGYQDKIRSRPRSAWT, encoded by the exons ATGGCTCTACCAACCCTCTCTGCCCACTGGCCTAGTCGAGTTCGTTCTCTGGAAAGACAGATGGTGCGGCACTGCCGGCAGCGGGAACAGGAGGCTTGTTGGCGGCAGCAATGGGAGATGAACTCGAAGTACTACAGACAACAGAACGTTGTAAGCAGTAAGCAGGCACACTGGAGTTCTCGTCAATCATACCAGGAGAG TATGTCAGCATACCAcaaagagagactgaaagaggagAAGGTGGTGAGTCTGGAGAAGCGCAGGGAGCGTCTCAGGACCCTGCTCCAGAAGGAGCGGGACCAGCTTGAGGCTGAGTTACGGGATGTTGTCCCTGACAGGAGCACACTGACTAGGCAACTGATGGACAAGACCGAAGACCTCCGCTCAGGCCGAGAGGAACGAAGGAAGAAG CTAGCAGAAGAGCTGTTGAGGGAGCACTGGAAGAAAAACAACCCTGAGTTGCAGAAG GTCGAGTCAACTTTACATAAAGATCATGTGGTGAGCCAATGGCAGACACAGACCTTGGTGAAAAAACAG CATGAGGAGGCAGCCCAGGAGGAGAAGAGGCGCTTTGAGAACGAATACGAGACGAGTAGACGGGAGGCGCTGCAGAGGATGAAGCAGGCAGAGgatagaagaagaggagaggacagggagagagccaAGGAGCTCCGCAAACAGATGGAAGAGCTCAAGCTCCGGGAGGAAGAG GCCAGCTGTCTGAAGAAGGAGCAGGAGGCCCTGCTGTCCCAGCGCTGGGAGGTGGagaagctggaggaggagagaaggaaggtggaggagtgccaCAAGAAATCTGAAATGGG GCGATTCTTGACCCGCCAGTACCGCGCCCAACTGAAGAGGAGAGCCCAGCAGGTGCAGGAGGAGCTG GAGGCGGATCGCAAGATTCTGGCAGCCCTGCTGGAGGGGGAGCAGGAGGACCAGCGTCTGGAAAGCGTGCGGCGGGAGAGGGCAGTGGCGGATGCCGCCTGGATGAAGCACGTCATTGAAGAGCAGCTccagctggagagggagagggaggcagagttTGATGTCCTGTACCG GGAGGAGGCCCAGCGTGTTTGGGAGAAGCGGGAGGCGgagtgggagaaggagaggagagccaggGAGAGGCTTATGCAGGAG GTTCTGGCAGGCAGACAGCAGCAGCTGGATGTCAAGATGCAAGAGAATCGTCAGGCTCAGGAGGAGTCTCTGAGGAGGCGCGAGGAGCTGATCGAAGAGCTAGAGCTGGAGCGGCAGACCAGACgccaagagagggaggaggacgagggTCACAGGACGGCTCGGATGCAGGAGATCAATGCACAG GTGGAGCAGCGGCGTCGGGAGCAGTGGGAAGAGCAGCGACGGAAGGAGcagatggaggaggtggagagggaggccCTGAGGCTGCAGGAGGAGGAGCTGAGGCTGGAGACTCATAGAATGGCCCAGCAGGGCTACCAGGACAAG ATTCGTAGCAGACCCCGATCAGCCTGGACATGA